The following coding sequences lie in one Myxococcus xanthus genomic window:
- a CDS encoding peptidylprolyl isomerase: MGMLDEARAGNDLYATFDTTQGQIVVKLFAKDAPKTVSSFVGLATGELPFQDPKTGEKTQRAYYDGIIFHRVIPGFMIQGGDPTGTGRGGPGFNVEDEYQSGRTFDKVGLLATANVGRPNTNGSQFFITTSKPTYLNNKHTIFGEVLSGYDVVEKIAGVPRDGDDRPRQPVVINKLTISTTQP; encoded by the coding sequence ATGGGAATGTTGGACGAGGCCCGCGCGGGCAATGACCTTTACGCCACCTTCGACACCACGCAGGGGCAGATCGTGGTGAAGCTGTTCGCGAAGGACGCGCCCAAGACGGTGAGCAGCTTCGTGGGCCTGGCGACGGGCGAGCTGCCCTTCCAGGACCCGAAGACGGGTGAGAAGACCCAGCGCGCCTACTACGACGGCATCATCTTCCACCGCGTGATTCCGGGCTTCATGATTCAGGGTGGTGACCCCACGGGCACCGGCCGCGGCGGCCCGGGCTTCAACGTGGAGGACGAGTACCAGAGCGGCCGGACCTTCGACAAAGTCGGTCTGCTGGCCACGGCGAACGTCGGCCGCCCCAACACCAACGGCAGCCAGTTCTTCATCACCACGTCCAAGCCGACCTACCTCAACAACAAGCACACCATCTTCGGTGAGGTGCTCAGCGGCTACGACGTCGTGGAGAAGATCGCCGGCGTGCCGCGCGACGGCGATGACCGCCCCCGCCAGCCCGTGGTCATCAACAAGCTGACCATTTCGACGACCCAGCCGTAG
- the rnc gene encoding ribonuclease III — MMRLSGADKMSPSERVQLLESRLGLSFSRMETALEALTHKTYVNETRDKELKDNQRLEFLGDSVVNLAVSHRLMSRCPGLPEGDLTKMRARVVNEDGLARVARTIPLGDLLLLGRGELMSGGREKNSVLADALEAVFGAVFLTSGLDAAVALVDRYFADLLDEVSSGQGRLDYKTLLQEMAHERLKLQPRYRVVSESGPEHSKVFEVELMLGETAFARATGRSKKEAEQSAAQATLEKLREDAACPTSPPPGTPRHDTPA, encoded by the coding sequence GTGATGCGTTTGAGTGGTGCGGACAAGATGAGCCCGTCCGAGCGGGTGCAGTTGCTGGAGTCGCGGTTGGGGTTGAGCTTCTCCCGGATGGAGACGGCGCTGGAGGCCCTGACGCACAAGACGTACGTCAACGAGACGCGGGACAAGGAGCTGAAGGACAACCAGCGCTTGGAGTTCCTGGGCGACTCGGTGGTCAACCTTGCCGTCAGCCACCGGTTGATGTCGCGCTGCCCGGGCCTGCCCGAGGGCGACCTGACCAAGATGCGCGCCCGCGTCGTCAACGAGGACGGCCTGGCCCGCGTGGCCCGGACCATTCCGCTGGGCGACCTGCTGCTGCTGGGGCGGGGCGAGCTCATGTCCGGCGGCCGGGAGAAGAACTCGGTCCTGGCGGACGCCCTGGAGGCCGTCTTTGGCGCGGTGTTCCTCACCAGCGGCCTGGACGCCGCGGTGGCGCTGGTGGACCGGTATTTCGCGGACCTGCTGGACGAGGTGTCCAGCGGCCAGGGCCGGCTCGACTACAAGACGCTGCTCCAGGAGATGGCCCACGAGCGGCTCAAGCTCCAGCCCCGCTACCGCGTCGTCTCGGAGTCCGGTCCGGAACACTCCAAGGTGTTCGAGGTGGAGCTGATGCTGGGGGAAACGGCCTTCGCCCGGGCCACCGGCCGAAGCAAGAAGGAGGCGGAGCAGTCCGCCGCGCAGGCGACGCTGGAGAAGCTGCGGGAAGACGCCGCGTGTCCCACCTCCCCCCCGCCCGGAACGCCACGACACGACACCCCGGCGTGA
- a CDS encoding methyl-accepting chemotaxis protein translates to MNVSLDADVLARRSQSLFDAHQVALSRRTDRMFAVLMGLQWVAGLVVALALSPRTWSGTSSQVHPHVWAAAGLGALLASLPVAMAWTLPGREATRFVIATAQALVSGLLIHLTDGRIETHFHIFGSLALLAMYRDARVLFLYSALVAADHLLRGLYWPLSIFGVESASAWRAWEHIGWVVFENVFLLIGGRGAVKDARALAARQAWLELSQGEVRTRVVEPLVDSARALTEATHSLVSSTDDQRAMLSRQSAALTDTQAVANEMQRASSTASHQADAILASTLQAGDVGADAEAMLGQSMEGLEAIRAQVMEMAGLLRGLDGQARQLSSVTLAVKDLADQSHMVAVNAAIEAARAGVHGKGFAVVATEMRRLAQQSVRAAGQVSGILDTAHQSIQHVVELSLMGAERMARDIEVVRASGERLRGLSTVLRTSTEGVQQISVAVARQAAGVARISGAVDELSAMMSQTLGRVEQTTTAAQTLRVVTGRVHGVIDTYQGTRTDEAPPANDAGRVIAFSRDA, encoded by the coding sequence ATGAACGTCTCGCTTGATGCCGACGTCCTCGCGAGACGTTCGCAATCGCTGTTCGACGCCCACCAGGTGGCGCTGAGCCGCCGCACGGACCGGATGTTCGCCGTGCTGATGGGACTCCAGTGGGTCGCAGGGCTGGTGGTGGCCCTGGCGCTGTCCCCCCGGACGTGGAGCGGGACGTCCAGTCAGGTCCATCCGCACGTCTGGGCGGCGGCCGGCCTGGGAGCCCTCCTGGCGAGCCTGCCGGTGGCCATGGCGTGGACGTTGCCGGGGCGGGAGGCCACGCGGTTCGTCATCGCCACGGCGCAGGCGTTGGTGTCCGGGCTGCTCATCCATCTGACGGACGGGCGCATCGAGACGCACTTCCACATCTTCGGGTCCCTGGCGCTGCTGGCGATGTACCGGGACGCGCGGGTGCTGTTCCTCTACTCGGCGCTGGTGGCGGCGGACCACCTGCTTCGCGGCCTGTACTGGCCCCTGTCCATCTTCGGCGTGGAGTCCGCCAGTGCCTGGCGCGCGTGGGAGCACATCGGCTGGGTGGTGTTCGAGAACGTGTTCCTCCTGATTGGCGGGCGAGGCGCGGTGAAGGATGCCCGGGCGCTGGCGGCGCGACAGGCCTGGTTGGAGTTGTCTCAAGGAGAGGTTCGCACGCGCGTGGTGGAGCCGCTGGTGGACTCGGCGCGGGCGCTGACGGAGGCGACCCATTCGCTCGTGTCGAGCACGGATGATCAGCGCGCGATGCTGTCGCGCCAGTCCGCGGCGCTCACGGATACGCAGGCAGTGGCGAACGAGATGCAGCGGGCGTCTTCCACGGCCTCTCATCAGGCGGATGCCATCCTCGCCTCCACGCTTCAGGCGGGGGACGTGGGGGCCGACGCCGAGGCCATGCTGGGCCAGAGCATGGAGGGCCTGGAGGCCATCCGCGCACAGGTGATGGAGATGGCCGGGCTCCTGCGTGGATTGGACGGCCAGGCGCGGCAGCTCTCGAGCGTCACCCTGGCGGTGAAGGACCTGGCGGACCAGTCCCACATGGTGGCGGTGAACGCGGCCATTGAGGCGGCGCGCGCGGGGGTGCACGGCAAGGGCTTCGCGGTGGTGGCCACGGAGATGCGGCGGCTCGCGCAGCAGTCCGTCCGGGCGGCCGGGCAGGTGAGCGGCATTCTGGACACCGCGCACCAGTCGATCCAGCACGTCGTGGAGCTCTCCCTGATGGGGGCGGAGCGGATGGCGCGGGACATCGAGGTGGTGCGCGCGTCGGGAGAGCGCTTGCGGGGCCTGTCCACCGTGCTGCGCACCAGCACCGAGGGCGTGCAGCAGATTTCAGTGGCGGTGGCGCGACAGGCCGCGGGCGTGGCGCGGATCTCCGGAGCGGTGGATGAATTGTCCGCAATGATGAGTCAGACGCTGGGCCGTGTTGAACAGACGACCACCGCCGCCCAGACACTTCGCGTGGTGACGGGCCGTGTCCACGGCGTCATCGACACCTATCAAGGCACTAGGACGGATGAGGCGCCGCCAGCGAACGATGCGGGCCGGGTGATTGCGTTCAGCCGGGACGCGTAA
- a CDS encoding YtxH domain-containing protein — MFAAKRGKWMAKGIARSDLYRKWLAHKLVNDLPRVARNRWDDFEPDDVLRHVGLTTYKPARASLGGLGIFLLGVAAGGVAALLLAPKTGTELRTTVKDKATAYMNKQNVNMGQERTANA, encoded by the coding sequence ATGTTCGCAGCGAAGAGAGGCAAGTGGATGGCCAAGGGGATTGCCCGGAGCGACCTGTACCGGAAGTGGCTGGCCCACAAGCTCGTCAATGACCTGCCCCGCGTGGCGCGGAACCGTTGGGATGACTTCGAGCCGGATGACGTGCTGCGGCATGTGGGGTTGACCACCTACAAGCCGGCGCGCGCGAGCCTGGGCGGCCTGGGCATCTTCCTCCTCGGCGTGGCCGCGGGTGGCGTGGCGGCCCTGCTGCTGGCCCCGAAGACGGGCACCGAGCTGCGGACCACCGTGAAGGACAAGGCCACGGCCTACATGAACAAGCAGAACGTCAACATGGGCCAGGAGCGCACCGCGAACGCCTGA
- a CDS encoding acyl-CoA carboxylase subunit beta, protein MSQDSRLLEKIAQVEKGGAQKYHAKNTEAGKLFARERIRLLVDEGSFVEDAKLANNLDPDLPSDGVVIGVGKVAGRTVAIMANDSTVKAGSWGARTVEKILRIQETARDLRCPLFYLVDSAGARITDQVEMFPGRRGAGRIFYNEVHMSGFVPQVCLLFGPSAAGGAYIPAFCDLVIMVEGNASMYLGSPRMAEMVIGEKVTLEEMGGAKMHCSVSGVGDVLVKTEQEAIEAAKKYIGYFPENFSQTPPRAEPKAPKAGGKKVEEIVPVDQNKPFNMHELINELIDEGSWFEVKKLFAQELVTGLARIDGRPVGIVANQPKYKGGVLFVDSADKAARFIWLCDAFNIPLLYLADVPGFMIGTKVERAGIIRAGAKMISAVSEASVPRICVVVRKAYGAGLYAMSGPGFAPDATIALPGAMIAVMGPEAAVNAVYYNKIQELPEAERPAYVQKLRDEYKQDVDIYKLASELVIDDIVPGDRLRQELTQRYGVYSQRHQPRAEKKHGVYPV, encoded by the coding sequence ATGTCCCAAGACTCGAGACTGCTGGAGAAGATCGCCCAGGTGGAGAAGGGTGGCGCGCAGAAGTACCACGCGAAGAACACGGAGGCGGGCAAGCTCTTCGCCCGCGAGCGCATCCGCCTGCTGGTGGATGAAGGCTCCTTCGTGGAGGACGCGAAGCTCGCCAACAACCTGGACCCGGACCTGCCCTCGGATGGTGTCGTCATCGGCGTGGGCAAGGTGGCCGGGCGCACCGTGGCCATCATGGCCAACGACTCCACGGTGAAGGCCGGCAGCTGGGGCGCCCGCACGGTGGAGAAGATCCTCCGCATCCAGGAGACGGCCCGCGACCTGCGCTGCCCGCTGTTCTACCTGGTGGACTCCGCCGGTGCCCGCATCACCGACCAGGTGGAGATGTTCCCCGGGCGCCGTGGCGCCGGCCGTATCTTCTACAACGAGGTGCACATGTCCGGCTTCGTGCCGCAGGTGTGCCTGCTCTTCGGTCCGTCCGCCGCCGGTGGCGCGTACATCCCCGCGTTCTGCGACCTGGTCATCATGGTGGAAGGCAATGCCTCCATGTACCTGGGCAGCCCGCGCATGGCGGAAATGGTCATCGGCGAGAAGGTCACCCTGGAGGAGATGGGTGGCGCGAAGATGCACTGCTCCGTCTCCGGCGTCGGCGACGTGCTGGTGAAGACGGAGCAGGAGGCCATCGAGGCGGCGAAGAAGTACATCGGCTACTTCCCGGAGAACTTCTCCCAGACGCCGCCGCGCGCCGAGCCCAAAGCCCCCAAGGCCGGCGGCAAGAAGGTGGAGGAGATCGTCCCCGTCGATCAGAACAAGCCCTTCAACATGCATGAGCTCATCAACGAGCTCATCGACGAGGGCAGCTGGTTCGAGGTGAAGAAGCTCTTCGCCCAGGAGCTCGTCACGGGCCTGGCCCGCATCGACGGCCGCCCGGTGGGCATCGTCGCCAACCAGCCCAAGTACAAGGGCGGCGTGCTGTTCGTGGACAGCGCGGACAAGGCGGCCCGCTTCATCTGGCTGTGTGATGCATTCAACATCCCGCTGCTCTACCTGGCGGACGTGCCGGGCTTCATGATCGGCACCAAGGTGGAGCGGGCGGGCATCATCCGCGCTGGCGCGAAGATGATCTCCGCCGTGTCCGAGGCCAGCGTGCCTCGCATCTGCGTGGTGGTCCGCAAGGCCTACGGCGCCGGCCTCTACGCCATGAGCGGCCCTGGCTTCGCCCCGGACGCCACCATCGCGCTGCCCGGCGCGATGATCGCCGTCATGGGCCCGGAGGCGGCGGTGAACGCCGTCTACTACAACAAGATTCAGGAGCTGCCGGAGGCCGAGCGGCCGGCCTACGTCCAGAAGCTGCGCGACGAGTACAAGCAGGACGTGGACATCTACAAGCTGGCCAGCGAGCTGGTCATCGACGACATCGTCCCGGGTGACCGGCTGCGTCAAGAGCTCACCCAGCGCTACGGCGTCTACTCCCAGCGGCATCAGCCCCGGGCGGAAAAGAAGCACGGTGTCTATCCGGTTTGA
- a CDS encoding acyl-CoA dehydrogenase family protein, with protein MDFDLPESHRALQSSIRDFCERRVKPYAREWDKDEKFPMDVVRELGQLGVMGMLVAEEFGGAAMDSLAVAVAVEEIARYDGSLALTVASHNGLGTSHLRVFGSDAQRQKYLPKLATGEYLGAWGLTEPGSGSDASSMKTTAVRKGDGWVLNGAKMFITQGTVGDVFVVLAVTSPQKRQKGITAFLLDKGLPGFSQRPIHGKLGMRSSDTAELILENVEVPDSARVGELDHGFIDTMKILDRGRITIGALAVGLGRGALEESIGYSRERTAFGQPISEFQGLRWMMADMKTELDAARLLVHRAAKLADEGKPYSREASMGKLFASEAAMRACNKAVQIHGGYGYTREFPVERYLRDAKLCEIGEGTSEIQRTIIARETFKGA; from the coding sequence ATGGATTTTGACCTTCCTGAAAGCCATCGCGCCCTCCAGTCCTCCATCCGTGACTTCTGCGAACGGCGGGTGAAGCCGTATGCCCGCGAGTGGGACAAGGACGAGAAGTTCCCCATGGATGTCGTCCGGGAGTTGGGGCAGCTCGGGGTGATGGGCATGCTCGTCGCCGAGGAGTTCGGCGGAGCGGCCATGGACTCGCTCGCCGTGGCGGTCGCGGTGGAGGAGATCGCTCGCTACGACGGTTCGCTCGCGCTGACGGTGGCCAGCCACAACGGCCTGGGCACCAGCCACCTGCGCGTGTTCGGCTCGGACGCGCAGCGCCAGAAGTACCTGCCCAAGCTGGCCACGGGTGAGTACCTGGGCGCGTGGGGCCTGACGGAGCCGGGGTCTGGCTCGGACGCGTCGAGCATGAAGACCACGGCCGTGCGCAAGGGCGACGGCTGGGTGCTCAACGGCGCCAAGATGTTCATCACCCAGGGCACGGTGGGTGACGTGTTCGTGGTGCTGGCCGTGACCTCGCCGCAGAAGCGGCAGAAGGGCATCACCGCGTTCCTGCTGGACAAGGGCCTGCCGGGCTTCAGCCAGCGCCCCATCCACGGGAAGCTGGGCATGCGCTCGTCGGACACGGCCGAGCTCATCCTGGAGAACGTGGAGGTGCCGGACTCGGCGCGCGTGGGCGAGCTGGACCACGGCTTCATCGACACGATGAAGATCCTGGACCGCGGCCGCATCACCATCGGCGCGCTGGCGGTGGGCCTGGGCCGGGGCGCCCTGGAGGAGTCCATTGGCTACTCGCGCGAGCGCACCGCGTTCGGCCAGCCCATCAGCGAGTTCCAGGGCCTGCGCTGGATGATGGCGGACATGAAGACGGAGCTGGACGCCGCCCGGCTCCTGGTCCACCGCGCGGCGAAGCTGGCCGACGAGGGCAAGCCGTATTCGCGGGAGGCCTCCATGGGGAAGCTGTTCGCCTCCGAGGCCGCCATGCGGGCTTGCAACAAGGCCGTGCAGATCCACGGTGGGTACGGTTACACCCGCGAATTCCCCGTCGAGCGCTACCTGCGCGACGCCAAGCTGTGTGAGATCGGCGAGGGAACCAGCGAGATCCAGCGTACAATCATCGCCCGGGAAACCTTCAAAGGGGCTTGA
- a CDS encoding TIM44-like domain-containing protein — translation MATPLRSISHRLSRWAPWLPAIAYVALLLPLEALGRGGGGEHYSRPSSGNGGGRGGGDGDGVALWVVYQLFSLVFRYPKVMLPLLCIGGIVYWLYRRNLHPDATTRRALEQREAYQRTQVSQRDVQGWVNALKLKDPAFELEPMLDKTKWLFMELQQAWFLRDMTPVRPFLSDATFQRFGVQLELMRAQGVRDAITDFEVLDLQLIGLDQSQWFDSIHVRVHARMRDTDVPVSFSDAQATEAARKVPSEAFTEVWTFVRKPGAQTRIGADLFQGKCPNCGAPFNGGAANSCEFCGAVVNSGNYDWTLSEITQGIEHAPYHKTVDGLMQARESDPALNLEVLEDRASLLFWKWIDAQSRGDTKPLAKVARTDTVQRLETELEGLRRQGFRRVFLECAVGSADVRSFQVDPQGQDVAHVEIRWSARMGVGPANERPRSLPTVPQRYIFTLTRKHGAKTNTANGMSTNRCPQCNAPLTNSAATDCEYCGTPLATGERDWVLAAARTFEAWNADEDARFRALPPRRDAPQQRLGDHGHTPRPEDAVMDVQERQRLLYMMAAIAAADGEVTSAERKLLKLCSERWGVTWDNVELALTMGPQLFDRLVAKGSPEAEVFLRNIVEMALVDGRIDRKERRMLVSAAAHLGLQDRLESMLGGR, via the coding sequence ATGGCCACGCCTCTGCGCTCCATCTCGCACCGACTCTCCCGGTGGGCCCCCTGGCTGCCCGCCATCGCCTACGTGGCGCTCCTGCTCCCGCTCGAAGCCTTGGGCCGCGGAGGTGGCGGCGAGCACTACTCCCGCCCCTCGTCCGGCAATGGCGGTGGCCGCGGCGGCGGCGACGGGGACGGCGTCGCGCTCTGGGTCGTCTACCAGCTCTTCAGCCTCGTCTTCCGCTACCCCAAGGTCATGCTGCCGCTGCTCTGCATTGGCGGCATCGTGTACTGGCTGTACCGCCGCAACCTGCATCCGGACGCCACCACCAGGCGCGCCCTGGAGCAGCGCGAGGCGTATCAGCGCACCCAGGTGTCCCAGCGTGACGTGCAAGGCTGGGTGAACGCCCTCAAGCTGAAGGACCCCGCCTTCGAGCTGGAGCCGATGCTCGACAAGACGAAGTGGCTGTTCATGGAGCTGCAGCAGGCGTGGTTCCTCCGGGACATGACGCCGGTGCGGCCCTTCCTGTCGGACGCCACCTTCCAGCGCTTCGGCGTGCAACTGGAGCTCATGCGCGCGCAGGGCGTGCGGGACGCCATCACCGACTTCGAGGTGCTGGACCTCCAGCTCATCGGATTGGACCAGAGCCAGTGGTTCGACAGCATCCACGTCCGTGTCCACGCCCGGATGCGAGACACCGACGTGCCGGTGTCCTTCAGCGACGCGCAGGCCACAGAGGCCGCGCGCAAGGTCCCCAGCGAGGCCTTCACGGAGGTCTGGACCTTCGTGCGCAAGCCGGGGGCGCAGACGCGCATCGGCGCGGACCTGTTCCAGGGCAAGTGCCCCAACTGCGGCGCGCCGTTCAACGGTGGCGCGGCCAACAGCTGCGAGTTCTGCGGTGCGGTGGTGAACTCGGGCAACTACGACTGGACGCTGTCCGAAATCACGCAGGGCATCGAGCACGCGCCGTACCACAAGACGGTGGACGGGCTGATGCAGGCACGCGAGTCGGACCCGGCGCTCAACCTGGAGGTGCTGGAGGACCGCGCGTCGCTGCTGTTCTGGAAGTGGATTGACGCGCAGAGCCGCGGCGACACGAAGCCGCTGGCCAAGGTGGCCCGGACGGACACCGTGCAACGGCTGGAGACGGAGCTGGAGGGCCTGCGCCGCCAGGGGTTCCGCCGCGTGTTCCTGGAGTGCGCCGTGGGCTCCGCGGACGTGCGTTCGTTCCAAGTGGACCCGCAGGGCCAGGACGTGGCGCACGTGGAGATTCGCTGGAGCGCGCGCATGGGCGTGGGGCCCGCCAACGAGCGGCCCCGTTCCCTGCCCACCGTGCCCCAGCGCTACATCTTCACGCTGACGCGCAAGCACGGCGCGAAGACGAACACCGCCAACGGCATGTCCACGAACCGGTGCCCGCAGTGCAACGCGCCGCTGACGAACAGCGCCGCCACGGACTGCGAATACTGCGGCACGCCGCTGGCCACTGGTGAGCGGGATTGGGTGCTCGCGGCGGCGCGCACGTTCGAGGCGTGGAACGCGGACGAGGACGCGCGGTTCCGGGCCCTCCCTCCGCGCCGGGACGCGCCGCAACAACGTTTGGGTGACCATGGCCACACGCCGCGGCCCGAGGACGCGGTGATGGACGTCCAGGAGCGGCAGCGCCTGCTGTACATGATGGCCGCCATCGCCGCCGCCGACGGCGAGGTGACATCCGCGGAGCGCAAGCTGCTGAAGCTGTGCTCGGAGCGCTGGGGCGTGACGTGGGACAACGTGGAGCTGGCGCTGACCATGGGGCCACAGCTCTTCGACCGCCTCGTGGCGAAGGGCAGCCCCGAAGCGGAGGTGTTCCTGCGCAACATCGTGGAGATGGCGCTGGTGGACGGCCGCATCGACCGCAAGGAGCGGCGGATGCTGGTGAGCGCAGCCGCCCACCTCGGACTTCAGGACCGGCTGGAGTCCATGCTCGGCGGACGCTGA
- a CDS encoding enoyl-CoA hydratase-related protein, producing MPEFKVDARGPIEIWTIDGESRRNAISRAMLKELGELVTRVSSSRDVRAVVITGAGDKAFCAGADLKERATMAEDEVRAFLDGLRRTFRALEKSDCVFIAAINGAAFGGGTELALACDLRVAAPAGELGLTEVKLGIIPGGGGTQRLARLVGPGRAKDLILTARRINAAEAFSVGLVNRLAPEGHLLAVAYGLAESVVENAPIAVATAKHAIDEGTGLELDDALALELRKYEEILKTEDRLEGLRAFAEKRPPVYKGR from the coding sequence ATGCCGGAATTCAAGGTCGACGCACGAGGTCCCATCGAAATCTGGACCATCGACGGCGAGAGCCGCCGCAATGCCATCAGCCGCGCCATGTTGAAGGAGCTGGGCGAGTTGGTGACCCGCGTGTCTTCCAGCCGTGACGTGCGCGCCGTCGTCATCACCGGCGCGGGCGACAAGGCCTTCTGCGCCGGCGCCGACCTGAAGGAGCGCGCCACCATGGCCGAGGACGAGGTCCGCGCCTTCCTGGACGGGCTGCGCCGCACCTTCCGCGCGCTCGAGAAGAGCGACTGCGTCTTCATCGCCGCCATCAACGGCGCGGCCTTCGGCGGTGGCACGGAGCTGGCGCTCGCGTGTGACTTGCGCGTGGCCGCCCCGGCGGGGGAGCTGGGCCTCACCGAGGTGAAGCTGGGCATCATCCCCGGCGGCGGAGGCACGCAGCGCCTGGCGCGCCTGGTGGGCCCGGGCCGCGCGAAGGACCTCATCCTCACCGCCCGCCGCATCAACGCCGCGGAGGCCTTCAGCGTGGGGCTGGTGAACCGGCTGGCGCCGGAGGGCCACCTGCTGGCCGTGGCGTACGGGCTGGCGGAGTCGGTGGTGGAGAACGCGCCCATCGCCGTGGCCACGGCCAAGCACGCCATCGACGAGGGCACGGGCTTGGAACTGGACGACGCGTTGGCGCTGGAGCTGCGCAAGTACGAGGAGATCCTCAAGACGGAGGACCGCCTGGAGGGCCTGCGCGCCTTCGCGGAGAAGCGCCCGCCCGTCTACAAGGGCCGCTAG
- a CDS encoding peptidylprolyl isomerase: MPPASLRKTLALVTCLLAGSALAADSGKWTRKAAAGKDLYATLQTSEGTIVVRLFAKDAPKTVANFVGLAAGEKEWRDPKTEKMSKKPLYDGTVFHRVIPGFMIQGGDPTGSGFGDPGYRFADEFQSGRTFDKVGLLAMANAGPNTNGSQFFITTSTPGHLGGKHTIFGEVLGGYDVVEKISNLPRDNRDRPRTAVVLTRVVLGDKAPAGVTAPAAGKEAAPQKDAGAKTVSPRP; encoded by the coding sequence ATGCCCCCCGCCTCCCTCCGAAAGACGCTCGCGCTGGTGACCTGCCTGCTGGCGGGCTCCGCCCTCGCCGCTGATTCCGGCAAGTGGACCCGGAAGGCCGCGGCCGGCAAGGACCTGTACGCCACGCTCCAGACGAGCGAGGGCACCATCGTCGTCCGGCTCTTCGCCAAGGACGCGCCCAAGACGGTGGCCAACTTCGTGGGCCTGGCCGCCGGTGAGAAGGAATGGCGGGACCCCAAGACGGAGAAGATGTCGAAGAAGCCGCTGTATGACGGCACGGTGTTCCACCGGGTCATTCCGGGCTTCATGATTCAGGGCGGGGACCCCACGGGCAGCGGCTTCGGGGATCCGGGCTACCGCTTCGCGGACGAGTTCCAGAGCGGCCGCACCTTCGACAAAGTGGGCCTGTTGGCCATGGCCAACGCGGGGCCCAACACCAACGGCAGCCAGTTCTTCATCACCACCTCCACGCCCGGGCACCTGGGCGGCAAGCACACCATCTTCGGTGAGGTGCTGGGCGGCTACGACGTGGTGGAGAAGATCAGCAACTTGCCTCGGGACAACCGGGACCGCCCGCGCACCGCGGTGGTACTTACCCGCGTGGTGCTGGGCGACAAGGCTCCCGCGGGCGTGACGGCCCCCGCGGCGGGCAAGGAAGCGGCGCCCCAGAAGGACGCGGGCGCGAAGACGGTTTCACCAAGGCCGTGA